In Rouxiella sp. WC2420, the following proteins share a genomic window:
- a CDS encoding SDR family NAD(P)-dependent oxidoreductase: MKIVLITGGSGGIGASVAQQCAAKGMGVIVTYNSHPESALRVVKEIEASGGRAVALHLDVARTETFGTFRDALLDIVSVTWEREQIDVLVNNAGFGLFNPIETVTESEFDTLFAVHLKGPFFLTQKLLPLICDGGQIINVTSATTRVATAGVAPYAAFKGGLEVLTRYMAKEFGPRRIRANAVSPGAIRTSLGGGMNDEFEALLASQTALERVGEPDDVGRVIAGLVSDDSVWINAQSIEVAGGYQI; the protein is encoded by the coding sequence ATGAAAATTGTACTGATTACCGGTGGCAGTGGCGGGATCGGCGCCAGCGTGGCGCAGCAGTGCGCAGCTAAAGGGATGGGGGTGATTGTGACTTATAACAGCCATCCTGAATCTGCCCTGAGGGTTGTGAAGGAGATTGAAGCGTCAGGCGGCCGTGCCGTTGCGCTGCATCTGGATGTGGCTCGCACCGAAACCTTCGGCACTTTCCGCGACGCCTTACTGGACATAGTCAGTGTCACCTGGGAACGTGAGCAGATTGACGTGCTAGTCAACAACGCCGGGTTTGGGCTCTTCAACCCGATTGAAACGGTGACGGAGAGTGAGTTCGACACTCTTTTTGCCGTACACCTGAAAGGCCCTTTTTTCCTGACCCAAAAGCTGCTGCCTCTGATTTGTGATGGAGGACAGATCATCAACGTTACCAGCGCCACCACGCGCGTGGCTACGGCAGGTGTTGCGCCCTACGCTGCCTTTAAAGGCGGCCTTGAAGTGCTGACCCGCTATATGGCCAAAGAGTTCGGGCCGCGGCGCATCCGGGCAAACGCAGTCTCTCCGGGTGCAATCCGTACGTCGCTTGGCGGAGGAATGAATGATGAATTTGAGGCGCTACTCGCCTCACAGACCGCGCTGGAACGCGTGGGGGAGCCGGACGATGTCGGCCGGGTTATCGCAGGCCTGGTCTCTGATGACAGCGTCTGGATTAACGCACAATCCATCGAGGTTGCCGGCGGCTACCAAATCTGA